A section of the Pseudomonas prosekii genome encodes:
- the ybgF gene encoding tol-pal system protein YbgF gives MRTCRRAVTVLALSLAPLAVWAAVPVVDDNNSGNSGSSYPPAGYGTNGAYAGGGVSAPVSAQGELFNQLQSMQEQISRQQGVIEVLQNDVSRMKQENLERYQDLDRRIGTGVAPAATPDNSSTSGTLNAPGAAAAAGASAGAGAAQAPAASSEPGDPAKEKLYYDAAFDLIKAKDFDKASQAFAAFLRKYPNSQYAGNAQYWLGEVNLAKGDLQGAGQAFAKVSQLYPKHAKVPDSLYKLADVERRLGHNDKVKGILQQVVAQYPGTSAAQLAQRDLQRM, from the coding sequence ATGCGAACGTGCCGTCGTGCTGTAACTGTTTTGGCTCTCAGTCTCGCACCGCTTGCGGTGTGGGCTGCGGTTCCTGTGGTCGATGACAACAACTCCGGTAATAGCGGAAGTAGTTATCCGCCTGCGGGTTACGGTACGAACGGCGCCTATGCCGGGGGAGGGGTTTCGGCCCCTGTCTCGGCACAGGGCGAGCTGTTCAACCAACTGCAATCAATGCAGGAGCAGATCTCACGCCAACAAGGTGTGATCGAAGTTCTGCAAAATGATGTATCGCGCATGAAGCAGGAAAACCTGGAGCGATACCAGGATCTTGATCGGCGCATAGGAACCGGCGTTGCACCAGCCGCGACTCCTGATAATTCTTCCACCAGTGGCACGTTGAATGCCCCTGGTGCAGCAGCCGCTGCAGGCGCAAGTGCAGGAGCGGGTGCCGCTCAGGCACCGGCCGCCAGCAGTGAACCGGGTGATCCGGCGAAGGAAAAACTGTATTACGATGCAGCCTTCGACCTGATCAAAGCCAAGGATTTCGACAAGGCCAGCCAGGCTTTCGCCGCTTTCCTGCGCAAATACCCGAACAGCCAATACGCGGGCAACGCCCAGTACTGGTTGGGCGAAGTCAATTTGGCCAAAGGTGATCTGCAAGGTGCAGGTCAGGCGTTTGCCAAGGTTTCGCAGCTGTACCCAAAGCACGCCAAAGTGCCTGATTCGCTGTACAAGCTCGCTGATGTAGAGCGCCGCCTCGGTCATAACGACAAGGTAAAAGGCATTCTGCAACAGGTGGTGGCCCAATATCCGGGCACGTCCGCCGCTCAGTTGGCGCAACGCGATCTGCAACGCATGTAA
- the queE gene encoding 7-carboxy-7-deazaguanine synthase QueE, whose product MQDTLRITEVFYSLQGETRTAGLPTVFVRLTGCPLRCQYCDSAYAFTGGTIRTLDDILEQVAGYRPRYVCVTGGEPLAQPNAIPLLKQLCDAGYEVSLETSGSIDISAVDSRVSRVVDLKTPGSKEAHRNRYENIDLLTPNDQVKFVICSREDYDWSVSKLIQYGLERRAGEVLFSPSHHDLNARELADWVVADNLPVRLQLQLHKYLWNDEPGR is encoded by the coding sequence ATGCAAGACACATTGAGAATCACCGAAGTTTTCTACTCTTTGCAGGGGGAAACGCGGACTGCCGGGCTGCCCACTGTTTTTGTGCGCCTGACCGGTTGCCCATTGCGTTGCCAATACTGCGACAGCGCTTATGCGTTCACCGGCGGGACCATTCGCACGCTCGATGACATCCTCGAGCAAGTGGCCGGTTATCGTCCGCGCTACGTCTGTGTCACCGGCGGCGAGCCGTTGGCGCAACCCAATGCCATCCCGTTACTCAAGCAGTTGTGCGACGCCGGTTACGAAGTGTCACTGGAAACCAGTGGCTCTATCGACATCTCGGCGGTAGATTCGCGCGTCAGTCGCGTCGTCGACCTGAAAACGCCAGGATCGAAAGAAGCGCATCGCAACCGCTACGAGAACATCGACCTGCTGACGCCCAACGACCAGGTGAAATTCGTCATCTGCTCGCGGGAGGACTACGACTGGTCCGTGTCCAAGCTGATCCAGTACGGTCTGGAGCGACGTGCCGGCGAAGTGCTGTTTTCCCCAAGTCACCACGACTTGAATGCACGGGAGCTGGCTGACTGGGTGGTGGCGGACAACCTGCCAGTGCGTCTGCAATTGCAGCTGCATAAATATCTTTGGAATGACGAGCCGGGGCGCTGA
- the queC gene encoding 7-cyano-7-deazaguanine synthase QueC, with protein sequence MTEQLNTTEKRAVILLSGGLDSATVVAMARAEGYSCYTMSFDYGQRSHAELHAAARVARDLGVVEHKVIGLNLDGMGGSALTDTSIDVPEEAGEGIPVTYVPARNTVFLSLALGWAEVLGARDIFIGVNAVDYSGYPDCRPEFIESFERMANLATKAGVEGNGFRIQAPLQNLSKAQIVQAGVKLGVDYGLTVSCYQADDKGYACGKCDSCRLRSEGFAAAGISDPTPYF encoded by the coding sequence ATGACCGAACAATTGAACACGACTGAAAAACGCGCAGTAATCCTGCTGTCCGGTGGCCTCGACTCGGCAACGGTCGTCGCCATGGCCCGCGCAGAAGGCTACAGCTGCTACACCATGAGCTTCGATTACGGCCAACGCTCCCACGCCGAATTGCACGCCGCTGCACGCGTCGCCCGCGACCTCGGCGTGGTCGAGCACAAGGTTATTGGCCTGAACCTCGACGGTATGGGCGGTTCTGCTTTGACCGACACTAGCATCGACGTGCCGGAAGAGGCGGGTGAAGGCATCCCAGTGACTTACGTGCCAGCGCGCAACACGGTGTTCCTGTCTCTGGCGCTGGGCTGGGCCGAAGTGCTCGGCGCGCGTGACATCTTCATTGGTGTCAACGCCGTGGATTATTCCGGTTATCCGGATTGCCGTCCCGAGTTCATCGAATCGTTCGAACGCATGGCCAATCTGGCGACCAAGGCTGGCGTCGAGGGCAACGGCTTCCGCATCCAGGCGCCGCTGCAGAACCTGAGCAAGGCACAAATCGTCCAGGCTGGCGTGAAGCTCGGCGTTGATTACGGGCTGACGGTTTCCTGCTATCAGGCCGACGATAAGGGCTACGCCTGCGGTAAATGCGACAGCTGCCGCCTGCGCTCCGAAGGCTTCGCCGCCGCCGGAATCAGCGACCCAACCCCTTATTTTTGA
- the nadA gene encoding quinolinate synthase NadA yields MTQISERLLVQAHLDAKQPKPLTSEEEAYYRSAIAAELKAQDAVLVAHFYCDPVIQALAEETGGCVSDSLEMARFGNAHPAKTVVVAGVKFMGETAKILNPEKRVLMPTLEATCSLDLGCPVDEFSAFCDQHPERTVVVYANTSAAVKARADWVVTSSCALEIVESLMDNGETIIWGPDKHLGTYIQRKTGADMLLWDGACIVHEEFKSKQLEDMKALYPDAAILVHPESPTAVIELADAVGSTSQLIAAAQSLPNKTLIVATDRGIFYKMQQLCPDKVFIEAPTAGNGAACRSCAHCPWMAMNTLERTLKSLKEGTNEIFVDPALIPQAIRPLKRMLDFTQAARMKLAGNA; encoded by the coding sequence ATGACGCAAATTTCTGAACGCCTACTGGTTCAAGCTCACCTCGACGCCAAGCAGCCCAAGCCGCTGACGAGCGAGGAAGAGGCCTATTACCGTTCTGCCATCGCTGCCGAGCTCAAGGCTCAGGACGCGGTGCTGGTGGCCCACTTCTATTGTGATCCGGTGATTCAGGCCCTGGCCGAAGAAACCGGCGGCTGCGTCTCCGACTCCCTCGAAATGGCGCGCTTCGGCAATGCCCATCCGGCCAAGACTGTAGTGGTCGCCGGCGTGAAATTCATGGGCGAAACGGCGAAGATCCTCAACCCTGAAAAACGCGTGCTGATGCCGACACTGGAAGCGACTTGCTCGCTGGACCTCGGTTGCCCGGTGGACGAGTTCTCGGCGTTCTGCGACCAACATCCGGAGCGCACGGTGGTGGTCTATGCCAACACCTCGGCGGCGGTCAAGGCTCGGGCGGATTGGGTGGTGACTTCGAGCTGTGCGCTGGAGATTGTCGAAAGCCTGATGGACAACGGCGAGACCATCATCTGGGGCCCGGACAAGCACTTGGGCACGTACATCCAGCGCAAGACCGGCGCGGACATGCTCCTATGGGACGGTGCCTGCATCGTTCATGAAGAGTTCAAGTCCAAGCAGCTCGAAGACATGAAGGCGCTGTACCCGGACGCCGCGATTCTGGTGCACCCGGAGTCACCGACCGCGGTGATCGAGCTGGCGGACGCCGTCGGCTCTACCAGTCAGTTGATTGCCGCCGCGCAAAGCCTGCCGAACAAGACGCTGATCGTTGCTACCGACCGCGGCATTTTCTACAAGATGCAGCAGCTGTGCCCGGACAAGGTCTTCATCGAAGCGCCAACAGCCGGCAACGGCGCCGCATGCCGCAGTTGCGCGCATTGCCCGTGGATGGCGATGAACACGCTTGAGCGCACGCTGAAGAGCTTGAAGGAAGGGACGAACGAGATCTTTGTCGATCCGGCACTGATTCCGCAGGCGATCCGACCGTTGAAGCGCATGCTCGACTTCACCCAGGCGGCGCGGATGAAGCTGGCCGGAAACGCCTGA
- a CDS encoding RDD family protein, translating into MSKHLLKPQGDFPAATLGRRLAAMFYDFLLCTALLIVTSGVYKMIQMAIIGEDRMRALTEAGALDGDPLLSTVLLFVLFGFFAKFWTWSGQTLGMQVWCIRVQNADGSSISLWQALLRFVVSIASWLCVGLGFIWPLFDKQKRSWHDMYSNTQLVRIPKKTK; encoded by the coding sequence ATGTCGAAACACCTGCTCAAACCCCAGGGCGACTTCCCCGCCGCCACTTTGGGCCGTCGCCTGGCAGCGATGTTTTACGACTTCCTGTTGTGCACCGCCCTGCTGATCGTCACCAGCGGCGTGTACAAGATGATTCAGATGGCAATCATCGGCGAAGACCGCATGCGCGCGCTGACCGAGGCCGGGGCGCTGGATGGCGATCCGTTGCTGTCGACCGTGCTGTTGTTTGTGCTGTTCGGGTTCTTCGCCAAGTTCTGGACCTGGTCTGGCCAGACCCTGGGCATGCAGGTGTGGTGCATTCGCGTGCAGAACGCGGATGGCTCGTCCATCAGCCTGTGGCAGGCGTTGTTGCGCTTTGTGGTGTCGATTGCGTCGTGGCTGTGCGTGGGGCTGGGGTTTATCTGGCCGCTGTTTGATAAGCAAAAGCGCAGCTGGCACGACATGTATTCGAATACGCAGCTGGTGCGGATTCCGAAGAAGACCAAGTAA
- a CDS encoding cold-shock protein: protein MSQRQSGTVKWFNDEKGFGFITPESGPDLFVHFRAIQGNGFKSLKEGQKVTFVAVQGQKGMQADEVQAEA, encoded by the coding sequence ATGTCCCAACGTCAGAGCGGTACCGTCAAGTGGTTTAACGACGAGAAAGGTTTTGGTTTTATCACTCCTGAAAGCGGTCCGGATCTGTTCGTGCATTTCCGCGCCATTCAGGGCAACGGCTTCAAGAGCCTGAAAGAAGGCCAGAAAGTGACTTTCGTTGCAGTGCAAGGCCAGAAAGGCATGCAGGCTGACGAAGTACAAGCCGAAGCCTAA
- the gcvT gene encoding glycine cleavage system aminomethyltransferase GcvT → MSTEQLLKTPLHALHLELGARMVPFAGYDMPVQYPLGVMKEHQHTREQAGLFDVSHMGQIRLTGTNAAKALEALVPVDIIDLPVGMQRYAMFTNETGGILDDLMVANLGNDELILVVNAACKDQDLAHLRQHLSDQCSIEPLFEERALLALQGPAAVTVLARLAPDVAKMTFMQFARVELLGVECFVSRSGYTGEDGFEISVPAANAEALARALLAEPEVSAIGLGARDSLRLEAGLCLYGHDMNSETTPIEASLLWAISKPRRADGARAGGFPGAENIFAQQQGGVSRKRVGLLPQERTPVREGAEIVNEAGEIIGSVCSGGFGPTLGAPLAMGYVDSAYIALDTPVWAIVRGKKVPLLVSKMPFVAQRYYRV, encoded by the coding sequence ATGTCCACCGAACAATTGCTGAAAACCCCGTTGCACGCATTGCACCTCGAACTCGGCGCGCGCATGGTGCCGTTCGCCGGCTATGACATGCCGGTGCAATACCCGCTGGGCGTGATGAAAGAACATCAGCACACCCGTGAGCAGGCCGGGTTGTTTGATGTTTCGCACATGGGCCAGATCCGCCTGACCGGCACGAATGCCGCCAAGGCTCTGGAAGCCCTGGTGCCGGTGGACATCATCGACCTGCCGGTGGGCATGCAGCGTTACGCGATGTTCACCAACGAGACGGGCGGCATCCTCGACGACTTGATGGTCGCCAACCTCGGCAACGACGAATTGATTCTGGTGGTGAACGCGGCGTGCAAGGATCAAGACCTCGCGCACTTGCGTCAGCACCTCAGCGATCAGTGCAGCATCGAACCGCTGTTCGAAGAACGCGCGTTGCTCGCGTTGCAAGGTCCGGCCGCTGTGACCGTACTCGCGCGGCTGGCGCCAGACGTGGCGAAGATGACCTTCATGCAGTTCGCCCGCGTCGAGCTGCTGGGCGTTGAGTGCTTTGTCAGTCGTTCGGGCTACACCGGCGAAGACGGTTTCGAAATCTCCGTACCGGCCGCGAATGCCGAAGCCCTCGCCCGCGCCTTGCTGGCCGAGCCGGAAGTGTCGGCGATTGGCCTTGGAGCGCGTGACTCATTGCGTCTGGAAGCCGGCCTGTGCCTGTACGGCCACGACATGAACAGCGAAACAACGCCGATCGAAGCCAGCCTGTTGTGGGCAATCTCCAAACCACGACGTGCCGATGGCGCGCGGGCGGGCGGTTTCCCGGGCGCGGAGAACATCTTCGCGCAGCAACAGGGCGGGGTCAGCCGCAAACGCGTCGGCCTGCTGCCACAAGAACGCACACCGGTGCGCGAAGGCGCAGAAATCGTCAATGAAGCAGGCGAGATCATTGGCAGCGTTTGCAGCGGTGGATTCGGCCCGACACTGGGCGCGCCATTGGCGATGGGTTACGTGGACAGTGCGTACATCGCGTTGGATACGCCGGTCTGGGCGATCGTGCGTGGGAAAAAGGTGCCTTTGCTTGTAAGCAAAATGCCATTTGTTGCACAACGCTACTACCGTGTTTGA
- a CDS encoding L-serine ammonia-lyase encodes MSLSVFDLFKIGIGPSSSHTVGPMRAAARFVEGLRREQLLAATACVKVELYGSLGATGKGHGSDKAVLLGLEGEHPDTVNTETVAERLQEIRSSGRLNLLGEHSIEFNEKLHLAMIRKPLAYHPNGMIFRAFDAAGLQIRSREYYSVGGGFVVDEDAAGADRIVEDATPLTFPFKSAKDLLGHCATYGLSISQVMMTNESAWRPEAETRAGLLNIWQVMQDCVAAGCRNEGILPGGLKVKRRAAALHRQLCKNPESALRDPLSVFDWVNLYALAVNEENANGGRVVTAPTNGAAGIVPAVLHYYMRFIPGANEDGVVRFLLTAAAIGILYKENASISGAEVGCQGEVGVACSMAAGALCEVLGGSVSQVENAAEIGMEHNLGLTCDPIGGLVQVPCIERNAMGSVKAINAVRMALRGDGQHFVSLDKVIRTMRQTGADMKSKYKETARGGLAVNIIEC; translated from the coding sequence ATGTCGTTAAGCGTGTTCGACCTGTTCAAGATTGGCATCGGCCCTTCCAGCTCGCACACCGTCGGCCCGATGCGGGCGGCTGCGCGTTTTGTCGAAGGTTTACGCCGTGAACAACTGCTGGCAGCAACCGCCTGCGTCAAAGTCGAGCTCTACGGTTCGCTCGGCGCGACCGGCAAGGGCCACGGCAGCGACAAAGCCGTGTTGCTCGGCCTCGAAGGCGAACACCCGGACACCGTGAACACCGAAACCGTCGCTGAGCGCCTGCAAGAGATTCGCAGCAGCGGTCGCTTGAACCTGCTCGGTGAGCATTCCATCGAATTCAATGAAAAACTGCACCTGGCGATGATTCGCAAACCGTTGGCCTATCACCCCAACGGCATGATCTTTCGCGCGTTCGATGCCGCGGGCCTGCAGATTCGCAGCCGCGAGTACTATTCCGTGGGCGGCGGGTTTGTCGTCGATGAAGACGCCGCCGGCGCCGACCGCATCGTCGAGGACGCCACGCCGCTGACTTTTCCATTCAAGAGCGCCAAGGACTTGCTTGGGCATTGCGCCACTTACGGCTTGTCGATCAGCCAAGTGATGATGACCAATGAAAGTGCCTGGCGCCCGGAAGCGGAAACCCGTGCCGGGCTGCTGAACATCTGGCAAGTGATGCAGGATTGCGTCGCCGCCGGTTGTCGCAACGAAGGCATCCTGCCCGGCGGCCTCAAGGTCAAACGGCGCGCCGCAGCGCTGCATCGGCAACTGTGCAAGAACCCGGAATCTGCGCTGCGCGACCCGCTGTCGGTGTTCGACTGGGTCAACCTTTACGCGCTGGCGGTCAACGAAGAAAACGCCAACGGCGGACGCGTGGTCACCGCGCCCACTAACGGTGCGGCGGGCATTGTCCCGGCAGTTTTGCATTACTACATGCGCTTCATCCCCGGCGCCAATGAAGACGGCGTCGTGCGTTTTCTGCTAACGGCGGCGGCAATCGGCATTCTTTATAAAGAGAACGCCTCGATCTCCGGCGCCGAAGTGGGTTGTCAGGGTGAGGTCGGCGTCGCTTGCTCGATGGCCGCCGGGGCCTTGTGCGAAGTCCTCGGCGGCAGCGTCTCGCAGGTGGAAAACGCTGCCGAAATCGGCATGGAACACAACCTCGGTCTGACCTGCGACCCGATTGGCGGACTGGTGCAAGTGCCGTGCATCGAGCGCAATGCGATGGGCTCGGTGAAAGCCATCAACGCGGTGCGCATGGCGTTGCGCGGCGACGGCCAGCATTTTGTCTCGCTGGACAAGGTCATCCGCACCATGCGCCAGACCGGCGCCGACATGAAAAGCAAATACAAGGAAACCGCCCGTGGCGGTTTGGCGGTCAACATTATTGAGTGCTGA
- the gcvP gene encoding aminomethyl-transferring glycine dehydrogenase, which produces MTINLSTANEFIARHIGPRSGDEQAMLNSLGFDSLEALSASVIPESIKGTSVLGLEDGLSEADALALIKSIAGKNQLFKTFIGQGYYGTHTPSPILRNLLENPAWYTAYTPYQPEISQGRLEALLNFQTLISDLTGLPIANASLLDEATAAAEAMTFCKRLSKNKGSHAFFASAHCHPQTLDVLRTRAEPLGIDVVVGDERELTDVTPFFGALLQYPASNGDVFDYRELTERFHAANALVAVAADLLALTVLTPPGEFGADVAIGSAQRFGVPLGFGGPHAAYFSTKDAFKRDMPGRLVGVSVDRFGKPALRLAMQTREQHIRREKATSNICTAQVLLANIASMYAVYHGPKGLTQIANRVHHLTAILAKGLDALGLSVEQANFFDTLTLNTGANTAKLHDKARAQQINLRVIDADRLGLSLDETTSQADVETLWALLADGKALPDFAALAASVQSTIPAELVRQSPILSHPVFNRYHSETELMRYLRKLADKDLALDRTMIPLGSCTMKLNAASEMIPVTWAEFGALHPFAPAEQSAGYQQLTDELEAMLCAATGYDAISLQPNAGSQGEYAGLLAIRAYHQSRGDDRRDICLIPSSAHGTNPATANMAGMRVVVTACDARGNVDIEDLRAKAIEHREHLAALMITYPSTHGVFEEGIREICGIIHDHGGQVYIDGANMNAMVGLCAPGKFGGDVSHLNLHKTFCIPHGGGGPGVGPIGVKSHLTPFLPGHGQMARKEGAVCAAPFGSASILPITWMYIRMMGGAGLKRASQLAILNANYISRRLEEHYPVLYTGSNGLVAHECILDLRPLKDSSGISVDDVAKRLIDFGFHAPTMSFPVAGTLMIEPTESESKEELDRFCDAMIRIREEIRAVENGTLDKEDNPLKNAPHTAAEIVGEWTHPYSREQAVYPVASLIEGKYWPPVGRVDNVFGDRNLVCACPSIESYA; this is translated from the coding sequence ATGACTATTAATCTGAGCACCGCCAACGAATTCATCGCGCGCCACATCGGCCCGCGTTCCGGCGATGAGCAAGCCATGCTCAACAGCCTCGGTTTCGACTCGCTGGAAGCCCTGAGCGCCAGCGTCATCCCGGAAAGCATCAAGGGCACCAGCGTCCTCGGCCTCGAAGATGGCCTGAGCGAAGCCGATGCGCTGGCGCTGATCAAATCCATCGCCGGCAAAAACCAGCTGTTCAAGACCTTCATTGGCCAGGGTTACTACGGCACGCACACGCCGTCGCCGATCCTGCGCAACCTGCTGGAAAACCCGGCCTGGTACACCGCGTACACGCCGTACCAACCGGAGATTTCCCAAGGCCGTCTCGAAGCGTTGCTGAACTTCCAGACGCTGATCAGCGACCTCACCGGTCTGCCGATCGCCAACGCCTCTTTGCTTGACGAAGCCACCGCGGCTGCCGAAGCCATGACCTTCTGCAAACGCCTGAGCAAGAACAAGGGCAGCCACGCCTTCTTCGCTTCCGCGCATTGCCACCCGCAAACCCTCGACGTATTGCGCACCCGTGCCGAGCCATTGGGCATCGACGTGGTGGTCGGCGACGAACGCGAACTGACCGACGTGACGCCGTTCTTCGGCGCGCTGCTGCAATACCCGGCGAGCAACGGTGACGTGTTCGATTACCGCGAACTGACCGAACGCTTCCACGCCGCCAACGCGTTGGTCGCGGTCGCCGCCGACCTGCTGGCCCTGACCGTGCTGACCCCGCCGGGCGAATTCGGCGCTGACGTGGCCATCGGCAGCGCGCAACGTTTCGGCGTGCCGCTGGGTTTCGGTGGCCCGCACGCCGCTTACTTCTCCACTAAAGATGCGTTCAAACGCGACATGCCGGGCCGTCTGGTCGGCGTCTCCGTGGACCGTTTCGGCAAACCGGCATTGCGCCTGGCGATGCAGACGCGCGAGCAACATATCCGCCGCGAGAAAGCCACGTCGAACATCTGCACCGCGCAGGTATTGCTGGCCAACATCGCCAGCATGTACGCCGTCTACCACGGCCCGAAAGGCCTGACGCAAATCGCCAACCGCGTGCACCACCTGACGGCGATTCTGGCCAAAGGCCTGGACGCATTGGGCTTGAGCGTCGAGCAAGCCAACTTCTTCGACACGCTGACCCTCAACACTGGCGCCAACACCGCCAAGCTGCACGACAAGGCGCGCGCCCAGCAGATCAACCTGCGCGTGATCGATGCGGATCGTCTGGGCCTGTCCCTCGACGAAACCACCTCGCAAGCTGACGTGGAAACCCTGTGGGCCCTGCTGGCCGACGGCAAGGCGCTGCCGGACTTCGCCGCCCTCGCCGCTTCCGTGCAGAGCACGATTCCGGCCGAGCTGGTGCGTCAATCGCCGATTCTCAGCCACCCGGTGTTCAACCGTTACCACTCGGAAACCGAGCTGATGCGCTACCTGCGCAAGCTCGCCGACAAGGACCTGGCGCTGGATCGCACGATGATTCCGCTGGGTTCCTGCACGATGAAGCTCAACGCCGCCAGCGAAATGATCCCGGTGACCTGGGCCGAGTTCGGCGCCCTGCACCCGTTCGCCCCGGCCGAGCAAAGCGCCGGTTATCAGCAACTGACCGATGAGCTGGAAGCGATGCTTTGCGCCGCGACCGGTTACGACGCGATTTCGCTGCAACCGAACGCCGGTTCGCAAGGTGAATACGCTGGTTTGCTGGCGATTCGCGCTTATCACCAGAGCCGTGGCGATGACCGTCGCGATATCTGCCTGATCCCTTCGTCCGCCCACGGTACCAACCCGGCGACCGCCAACATGGCGGGCATGCGCGTCGTCGTCACCGCGTGCGACGCCCGCGGCAACGTCGACATCGAAGACTTGCGCGCCAAAGCCATCGAGCACCGCGAACACCTCGCGGCGCTGATGATCACTTACCCGTCGACCCACGGCGTATTCGAAGAAGGCATCCGCGAAATCTGCGGCATCATTCATGACCACGGCGGCCAGGTGTACATCGACGGCGCCAACATGAACGCGATGGTCGGCCTCTGCGCACCGGGCAAGTTCGGCGGCGACGTGAGCCACTTGAACCTGCACAAAACCTTCTGCATCCCGCACGGCGGCGGCGGCCCGGGCGTTGGCCCGATTGGCGTGAAATCGCACCTGACGCCATTCCTGCCGGGCCACGGGCAAATGGCTCGCAAGGAAGGCGCGGTGTGCGCGGCACCGTTCGGCAGCGCGAGCATTTTGCCGATCACCTGGATGTACATTCGGATGATGGGCGGCGCCGGTCTGAAGCGCGCTTCGCAATTGGCGATCCTCAATGCCAACTACATTTCCCGTCGCCTCGAAGAGCATTACCCAGTGCTCTACACCGGCAGCAACGGCCTGGTCGCGCACGAATGCATCCTCGATTTGCGCCCATTGAAGGACAGCAGCGGCATCAGCGTCGATGACGTCGCCAAGCGCCTGATCGACTTCGGTTTCCACGCGCCGACCATGTCGTTCCCGGTCGCTGGCACGTTGATGATCGAACCGACCGAAAGCGAATCCAAGGAAGAACTGGACCGCTTCTGCGACGCGATGATCCGCATCCGCGAAGAGATTCGCGCGGTGGAAAACGGCACGCTGGACAAGGAAGACAATCCGCTGAAAAACGCGCCGCACACCGCAGCGGAAATCGTTGGCGAGTGGACCCACCCGTACAGCCGCGAGCAAGCGGTGTACCCAGTGGCTTCGTTGATCGAAGGCAAATACTGGCCACCGGTCGGTCGCGTCGACAACGTGTTTGGCGACCGCAACCTCGTGTGCGCCTGCCCGTCGATCGAAAGCTACGCTTAA
- the gcvH gene encoding glycine cleavage system protein GcvH, producing MSELRFTEDHEWLRTEADGSVTVGITAFAQNALGDVVFVQLPELQSYEQGAEAATVESVKAASGVYMPLDGEVLEVNPALDSSPELVNEDPLGEGWFFRFQPKDPAAVARLLDQDAYDRLIKANAEA from the coding sequence ATGAGCGAGTTGCGTTTTACTGAAGATCACGAATGGCTGCGCACCGAAGCTGACGGCAGCGTTACTGTCGGCATCACCGCTTTCGCGCAGAACGCCTTGGGCGACGTGGTTTTCGTACAACTGCCGGAGCTGCAGTCCTACGAGCAAGGCGCCGAAGCCGCCACCGTGGAATCGGTCAAAGCCGCCAGCGGCGTATACATGCCGCTTGATGGCGAGGTGCTCGAAGTCAACCCGGCGCTCGACAGCAGCCCGGAACTGGTCAACGAAGATCCGCTGGGCGAAGGCTGGTTCTTCCGCTTCCAGCCAAAAGACCCTGCGGCAGTCGCCAGACTGCTGGATCAGGACGCCTACGACCGTCTGATCAAAGCCAACGCCGAAGCCTGA
- a CDS encoding IS3 family transposase — MINELGERYGVNDCCRVFEVSRSSFYAWRQRQGKVNPEREKLKAMLVEHHKESRASAGARTLSRELQAKGHRVGRHMARSLMREAGVVSRQRRRHKYKSSGVEALVAPHVLKREFDVTAINQVWCADVTYIKVGTRWMYFAAVLDLFARRLVGWAFSMISDAELTCEALRMAVELRGKPKDVLFHSDQGCQYTSHKFRNELLANGLRQSMSRKGECWDNAPMERFFGSLKSEWVPEAGYRSEYEARADLQRYVVRYNNFRLHSYNDYRSPVAMEKMAA; from the coding sequence CTGATCAATGAGCTGGGCGAGCGATATGGCGTTAACGACTGCTGCCGGGTGTTTGAAGTCAGCCGCAGCAGTTTTTATGCTTGGCGTCAGCGCCAAGGCAAGGTGAACCCTGAGCGGGAGAAACTCAAAGCCATGCTGGTAGAGCATCACAAGGAATCCAGAGCTTCCGCGGGGGCGCGCACCCTTTCTAGGGAGCTGCAAGCCAAGGGGCATCGCGTCGGGCGGCACATGGCTCGCAGCTTGATGCGAGAAGCCGGCGTGGTCAGTCGTCAGCGCCGACGTCACAAATACAAGTCATCTGGCGTTGAAGCCTTGGTGGCGCCGCACGTGCTCAAGCGCGAGTTTGATGTCACGGCGATCAACCAAGTGTGGTGCGCGGACGTGACGTACATCAAGGTCGGCACGCGGTGGATGTATTTTGCAGCGGTTCTGGACCTGTTCGCCCGCCGGCTCGTGGGCTGGGCGTTTTCGATGATCTCGGATGCGGAGCTGACCTGCGAGGCCCTACGGATGGCGGTTGAGCTGCGAGGCAAACCCAAAGACGTGCTGTTTCACTCCGATCAAGGCTGCCAGTACACCAGCCATAAGTTCAGGAATGAGTTGCTGGCGAATGGACTGCGGCAAAGCATGAGTCGTAAAGGCGAATGCTGGGATAACGCCCCGATGGAGCGTTTCTTTGGAAGTCTGAAATCAGAGTGGGTGCCTGAAGCCGGTTACCGCTCGGAGTATGAAGCCCGGGCTGATTTGCAGCGCTACGTGGTGCGCTACAACAACTTCAGGCTCCATAGCTACAACGATTACCGGTCACCGGTCGCCATGGAGAAAATGGCGGCGTGA